A stretch of Prionailurus bengalensis isolate Pbe53 chromosome E4, Fcat_Pben_1.1_paternal_pri, whole genome shotgun sequence DNA encodes these proteins:
- the LOC122476481 gene encoding SLAM family member 9-like, with the protein MGAHSEDPHLCWASRLLGFSSLVLTLGTFSTVVNGSGTLGSQVEDSGNIVSLKGTQGGSVPFHVTRRPELAAGVKLEKISWAIKSGRNYTIMLHVSPGEDVPKWVNFQDKFEKRVHVLNTTTLRIDNLTLEDSGQYWARVSLTGGRETNWYFHLTVYEPVPRPQILAKTPSVTPDWCNVTLECHAPGTREDVNVSWESKGLPGELEQRGVPGPAPNPWTLALKLPLSQPSPSIACVVSNPGDRKTATWNLGEVCAHGPRGPDGSAHLPDILASVGVNVGLIVGALVVALLVIGVTVRIWLMCDRGRIRTERFRLCCWHQ; encoded by the exons ATGGGAGCCCACTCAGAAGACCCCCACCTGTGCTGGGCCTCCCGGCTCCTGGGGTTCAGCAGCCTCGTCCTCA CCCTAGGCACCTTCAGCACTGTGGTCAACGGTTCTGGAACTCTTGGATCTCAAGTGGAGGATTCTGGAAACATAGTTTCTCTGAAGGGAACTCAAGGTGGTTCTGTGCCATTTCATGTGACCAGACGTCCAGAATTAGCTGCAGGAGTCAAGCTGGAGAAGATTTCTTGGGCCATTAAATCTGGAAGAAACTACACAATCATGCTGCACGTGTCTCCTGGGGAAGATGTTCCAAAATGGGTCAACTTCCAGGACAAGTTTGAGAAGAGGGTCCATGTGCTCAACACCACGACCCTGAGGATTGACAACCTGACCCTTGAGGACAGTGGGCAGTACTGGGCTCGAGTCTCCTtaacaggaggaagagaaacgAACTGGTATTTCCACCTCACTGTCTACG AGCCCGTGCCCCGCCCCCAGATCCTGGCCAAGACTCCATCCGTCACACCAGACTGGTGCAATGTCACCCTGGAGTGCCACGCCCCGGGAACCAGAGAGGACGTGAATGTGTCCTGGGAGAGCAAGGGCCTCCCCGGGGAGCTGGAGCAGAGAGGGGTCCCAGGACCGGCCCCCAACCCCTGGACACTGGCTCTGAAGCTGCCCCTgagccagcccagccccagcatcGCCTGTGTGGTCAGCAACCCGGGGGACCGGAAAACTGCCACCTGGAATCTTGGGGAAGTCTGTGCCCACG GTCCACGTGGGCCGGACGGGTCTGCCCACCTGCCAGACATCTTGGCGTCTGTTGGTGTCAACGTGGGATTGATCGTGGGAGCTTTAGTGGTCGCGCTTCTGGTCATCGGGGTTACGGTGCGCATATGGCTGATGTGTGACAG GGGCAGGATCAGAACAGAAAGGTTTAGACTCTGCTGCTGGCATCAATGA
- the ETV3 gene encoding ETS translocation variant 3 isoform X2 — MKAGCSIVEKPEGGGGYPFPDWAYKTESSPGSRQIQLWHFILELLQKEEFRHVIAWQQGEYGEFVIKDPDEVARLWGRRKCKPQMNYDKLSRALRYYYNKRILHKTKGKRFTYKFNFNKLVMPNYPFINIRSSDGSLIPVQENRLYLVSDQPINTVFLWSCVLRQRNLIVILQILSSQSWKKLEKSERGCGRENILLRSIVDR, encoded by the exons ATGAAAGCAGGCTGTAGCATCGTGGAAAAGCCAGAAGGAGGTGGAG GGTATCCGTTTCCCGACTGGGCCTACAAAACCGAGTCGTCCCCAGGCTCCCGGCAGATCCAGCTGTGGCACTTCATCCTGGAGCTGCTGCAGAAGGAAGAGTTCCGCCACGTCATCGCCTGGCAGCAGGGGGAGTACGGCGAGTTTGTCATCAAGGACCCGGACGAGGTGGCCCGCCTCTGGGGCCGCAGGAAGTGCAAACCGCAGATGAATTACGACAAGCTGAGCCGGGCCCTCAG ATACTATTATAACAAGAGGATCCTTcataaaacaaaagggaaaagattTACTTATAAATTTAACTTCAACAAGCTGGTGATGCCTAACTACCCATTCATCAACATCCGGTCAAGTG atggAAGTCTTATCCCTGTCCAAGAAAACAGATTGTATTTAGTTTCTGACCAGCCCATCAATACTGTGTTTTTGTGGAGTTGTGTGTTAAGGCAAAGAAATCTGATTGTAATTCTGCAGATTCTGAGTTCTCAAAGTtggaagaaacttgaaaaatcaGAGCGGGGGTGTGGCCGGGAGAATATACTGCTGAGATCCATTGTAGATAGGTAA
- the ETV3 gene encoding ETS translocation variant 3 isoform X1, whose translation MKAGCSIVEKPEGGGGYPFPDWAYKTESSPGSRQIQLWHFILELLQKEEFRHVIAWQQGEYGEFVIKDPDEVARLWGRRKCKPQMNYDKLSRALRYYYNKRILHKTKGKRFTYKFNFNKLVMPNYPFINIRSSGVVPQSAPPVPTASSRFHFPPLDTHSPTGDVQPGRFSTGSLAASGQESGNGAERKAELPELDDGSAADWRRGVDLLSSRSAVGAGGIGHQKRKPDIMLPLFTRPGMYPDPHSPFAVSPLPGRGGVLNVPISPALSLTPTIFSYSPSPGLSPFAGSGCFSFNPEEMKHYLHSQACSVFNYHLSPRTFPRYPGLVVPPLQCQMHPEESAQFSIKLQPPPAGRKNRERVESSEESAPVTAPPVAPVPPRIKVEPASDKDPESLGQLAREEERSQEEGPVPGRTTEEEKGTLFARPAVPVWPSAPVGTPSEEPLEVAEDSEDRPGREPNAPEKKEDALMPPKLRLKRRWNDGPGARQPSKNGAALWRGPGPRGLAAAADA comes from the exons ATGAAAGCAGGCTGTAGCATCGTGGAAAAGCCAGAAGGAGGTGGAG GGTATCCGTTTCCCGACTGGGCCTACAAAACCGAGTCGTCCCCAGGCTCCCGGCAGATCCAGCTGTGGCACTTCATCCTGGAGCTGCTGCAGAAGGAAGAGTTCCGCCACGTCATCGCCTGGCAGCAGGGGGAGTACGGCGAGTTTGTCATCAAGGACCCGGACGAGGTGGCCCGCCTCTGGGGCCGCAGGAAGTGCAAACCGCAGATGAATTACGACAAGCTGAGCCGGGCCCTCAG ATACTATTATAACAAGAGGATCCTTcataaaacaaaagggaaaagattTACTTATAAATTTAACTTCAACAAGCTGGTGATGCCTAACTACCCATTCATCAACATCCGGTCAAGTG GTGTGGTCCCCCAGAGTGCGCCACCAGTGCCGACGGCCTCTTCCCGGTTCCATTTCCCCCCCCTGGACACCCATTCTCCGACGGGCGACGTGCAGCCCGGGCGGTTCTCCACCGGCTCCCTCGCCGCTTCTGGCCAGGAGTCCGGTAACGGCGCCGAGAGAAAGGCGGAGCTGCCGGAGCTGGACGACGGCTCGGCCGCCGACTGGCGCCGGGGCGTGGACCTCCTGTCCTCGCGGAGTGCCGTCGGTGCGGGAGGGATCGGCCATCAGAAACGCAAGCCGGACATCATGCTTCCTCTGTTCACCAGGCCCGGGATGTACCCTGACCCCCACAGCCCCTTCGCCGTCTCTCCGCTCCCTGGCCGTGGAGGCGTTCTCAACGTCCCCATCTCCCCAGCCCTGTCCCTGACGCCCACCATCTTCTCCTACAGCCCGTCCCCGGGCCTGAGCCCCTTCGCCGGCAGCGGCTGCTTCTCCTTCAACCCTGAGGAAATGAAACACTACCTTCATTCTCAAGCCTGCTCCGTGTTCAACTACCACCTGAGTCCGCGGACATTCCCCCGTTACCCGGGCCTCGTGGTCCCGCCTCTGCAGTGCCAGATGCATCCTGAGGAGTCGGCCCAGTTTTCCATCAAGCTGCAGCCCCCGCCAGCTGGGCGGAAGAACCGGGAGAGGGTGGAGAGCAGCGAGGAGTCCGCCCCCGTCACTGCTCCCCCCGTGGCTCCCGTCCCCCCGAGAATTAAGGTGGAGCCGGCCTCCGACAAGGATCCGGAGAGCCTCGGGCAGTTGGCGCGGGAGGAGGAGCGCTCCCAGGAAGAGGGCCCTGTGCCGGGCAGGACCACGGAGGAGGAGAAGGGCACCCTCTTTGCCCGCCCGGCTGTGCCGGTCTGGCCCTCCGCACCCGTCGGCACCCCGAGCGAAGAGCCCCTAGAGGTGGCTGAAGACAGTGAGGACAGGCCtggcagagagcccaacgcgccCGAGAAGAAAGAAGACGCCCTGATGCCCCCCAAGCTCCGGTTGAAGCGGCGTTGGAACGATGGCCCTGGAGCCCGCCAGCCCAGTAAGAACGGCGCGGCCCTCTGGAGGGGGCCGGGACCCCGGGGCTTGGCCGCGGCCGCCGACGCCTAG